The genomic DNA ATGCGGTTCACTTCGTCGTCGCAGGTCGGGCCATTTTCCGAAGCATACACCGTGCCGGTCGAAGGGTGGAACGTAAAGTCAAAACTGTTGCGCAGCCCCAGAGCAAAGATCGGGCTGTTCGGGTCGCCCGGAACCGTGCCGGCCGGAGTCGCCACGCCACTCGCGTCAATGGTGTAGCGCAGAATCTTGCCGAGCAGGTTCGGCGTCCCATCGGGATTGGTCAGCGACTGCGAATTTGCCGGATTGCCATTTTCGCCCACCGTGAGATAGAAACGGCCATCCCTGTCAAATCCGATGTTGCCGCCGTTGTGTATCGTGGCGACTGGGATGTCGTTTAGGATCGTCAGTTGATTGATGCCGCTGTTATTTTGATCGGTGAACCTTACG from Candidatus Acidiferrales bacterium includes the following:
- a CDS encoding PQQ-dependent sugar dehydrogenase; protein product: MEVNRAPSLLLPFLNLILGLSLAGCSETVAGNPAPPGPVPFRAETFLANANFPVTMAFAPDGRLFYNELRTGNIRIISDGQLLPTPFATLPVSINGEQGLIGLTFDPNFSQNRFVYVYHMNLNPLVGRVVRFTDQNNSGINQLTILNDIPVATIHNGGNIGFDRDGRFYLTVGENGNPANSQSLTNPDGTPNLLGKILRYTIDASGVATPAGTVPGDPNSPIFALGLRNSFDFTFHPSTGTVYASENGPTCDDEVNR